In Gambusia affinis linkage group LG06, SWU_Gaff_1.0, whole genome shotgun sequence, one DNA window encodes the following:
- the LOC122833000 gene encoding EH domain-containing protein 2-like: MSIRRFWSSPKTLGDVTVVTEELKNLYYKRLLPIEKHYSFHHFHSPSYEDADFDNKPMVLVMGQYSTGKTTFIRYLLEEEFPGSRVGPEPTTDCFTALMYGEEERVTPGNAITVDPKKPFRNLDPFGNSFLNRFQCVQMPNPVLESISIIDTPGILTAAKRKLSRGYDFQAVLRWFAERVDRIILLFDAHKLEFSDELTRAFGALYGYEDKLRVVLNKADRVDSQQLMRVYGALMWSLGKVFRTPEILRIYIGSFWSEPRQRCDHYNLIELEEEDLLTDIRNLPRNAAVRKLNDLVKRARLVRAHAHIISHLKQEMPTIFCRESKKHNLIYELPVIFTKIQQEHRVPAGDFPDCTKMQEKLLGQDFSKFKTLKPSLMNSLNKLLTTDIASLVPLFQQQEQRKKSLPAVLDGEFLGTFRRDQFKGDPFKEMLKDDEISEADSDEWVVEKYKPKYDEIFYNLSPHDGKLSGAKVKEWMTTTHLPNSVLAHIWRLADVDRDGMLDNEEFALAVHLIEGKLDGHWLPRELPSHLVPPSKRLSTSSDAPA, encoded by the exons ATGTCTATCCGGAGGTTCTGGAGCAGCCCGAAAACACTGGGAGATGTTACCGTTGTGACAGAAGAGCTGAAGAATCTTTACTATAAGAGGCTGCTGCCTATTGAGAAGCACTACTCCTTTCATCACTTTCATTCACCAAGTTATGAGGATGCAGACTTTGACAACAAGCCAATGGTTCTGGTAATGGGTCAGTACTCGACGGGAAAGACGACTTTTATCAG GTATTTGCTAGAGGAAGAGTTCCCTGGCAGCAGAGTTGGGCCAGAGCCAACCACTGACTGCTTCACTGCACTCATGTATGGAGAAGAGGAGCGAGTCACCCCTGGGAACGCCATCACGGTGGATCCCAAGAAACCCTTTCGCAACCTTGACCCTTTCGGAAATTCTTTTCTAAACAG attcCAGTGTGTGCAGATGCCAAATCCAGTCCTTGAGAGTATCAGCATAATCGACACCCCTGGGATCTTGACTGCCGCTAAACGAAAACTTAGTCGAG GCTATGACTTTCAAGCAGTACTGCGCTGGTTTGCAGAGCGTGTGGATCGAATCATTCTGCTATTCGATGCACACAAACTGGAGTTCTCCGATGAGCTCACCAGGGCCTTTGGAGCTTTGTATGGCTACGAGGACAAGCTGCGTGTGGTTCTCAACAAAGCTGACAGAGTGGACTCGCAACAGCTCATGAGAGTGTATGGCGCCCTCATGTGGTCGCTGGGGAAAGTGTTCCGAACCCCGGAAATCTTACGAATTTATATTGGGTCGTTCTGGTCAGAGCCGAGGCAGAGGTGCGACCACTACAATCTAATAGAGCTGGAGGAAGAAGATCTGCTAACGGATATAAGGAACCTGCCACGCAACGCCGCAGTGAGAAAGCTGAACGACCTGGTGAAGAGAGCACGTTTAGTCAGG GCTCATGCACACATTATCAGCCATCTAAAGCAGGAGATGCCAACAATCTTTTGCAGAGAAAGCAAGAAGCACAACCTGATCTATGAGCTTCCTGTTATTTTCACGAAGATTCAGCAAGAGCATCGAGTCCCAGCCGGTGACTTTCCTGACTGCACCAAGATGCAG GAGAAACTTTTGGGTCAAGATTTTTCAAAGTTCAAGACTCTGAAGCCAAGCCTGATGAACTCCTTGAACAAACTGCTAACTACTGACATAGCCAGTCTGGTCCCTTTATTCCAGCAGcaagagcagaggaagaaatcGCTACCTGCCGTGTTGGATGGTGAATTTTTGGGAACATTCCGGCGTGATCAGTTCAAGGGAGATCCGTTTAAGGAAATGCTCAAAGATGATGAGATCAGCGAAGCCGATTCTGATGAATGGGTTGTGGAGAAATACAAACCTAAATATGATGAGATCTTCTACAATCTAAGTCCACATGATGGCAAACTCAGTGGCGCCAAAGTCAAAGAGTGGATGACGACCACTCATTTGCCCAATTCGGTACTCGCTCACATCTGGAGACTGGCAGATGTAGACAGAGATGGGATGCTGGACAATGAGGAATTTGCGTTGGCAGTCCACCTGATTGAGGGGAAGCTGGATGGACATTGGTTGCCCAGAGAGTTGCCTTCCCACCTGGTTCCACCCTCCAAGCGGCTTAGTACATCAAGCGATGCGCCAGCATAA